gtttaagaaataataatacACCTACTCGTATGACTGCACATGAACCAACACATGCCTCGCCCTAGCTATTTCCACTTCATCAAGAACTGGGGTCCCCGTGAGACACTGACCATTAACCAGCTTCATGTGCCCAAGAACATCTATACCATTAATCATTAAGCGTGTAAATAAGAAGACTAAATATGGAAAAGCATTTCAACAATTTCATAGAAAATAACCAGACATAGAACTCAACCAGCTAACAGATCCTAACCAAACTATCctccaatttttaaaaaaaaaaacaaacactaaGTGTAGTAAAAAAAATCCTCCTCAGGGTACAAACGAAATTAGTAAACCTTATTTGTAATCTTATTTGTAATTGGCCGATCAACCGCGAAAGTAAGAGTAGGGCGCACTAAGTAATCTACTTCTCAtaatcaaacaaaaccaaacacgCATAGCACTGTAAGCAAAAATCTAGATTAATCATCAAGCATTGCAACTCATAGATGGTGTGTGGGATAACAGAGATTACCGTAGAGGTCTCCTTTGCTATCACAGCCAGCTTGAAATTCCTCAAAGGAATGAAAACGGAATCTGTCTTCATCAAAAGGAGTGGGACTGTCTTCAAGAACAGAGAGCTCCGAGTTCCATGAGAACGACACCGTCACCGCATGATCAGAAACCCGATACATGGTTTTGTTGCTTGATCCATAAAAATTGTTGAGCTTGTAAAGCGATCCAGGCTTCATTTTAGACAAATGTCTCTCAATACGGCTTGGCGAAATGAATCCTTGGATAACAGATCCCTGCGAGAAAATACAGTAcaaattaatagtttttttgttCTGTAAAAACTAAGGACAGTGTAAAAATCTACTCTATACTAATGAGGATCTAAAAACAAATTCAATAACTATCGAATATGGTAAAACGAAGAAACGTATCGATATAAAATCAGGAGCCAAAAAAAACCCAAAGAAcgttttaaataacaaataagcGTCTAAACTATATTGGCTGAAAACAAATACCTCCTCGTCAATTAACAGCATCTCAATCCCAATAAGCGTCTTCTTCAAAGGGTTCCAAGCCTCCCAGAAATGAATCAACCGGAAACGCAGCTGGGTTTCGTGGGGACCCGTTGTGACATCGCGGAAAAGCATGATTCTGTCATCGTGATCGGAGGTAACAGGGGATTTTCCATTCGGTTTGATCGCCATAGAGTAAGGAGAGAAGTTCGAGATTTGGTTTCCACGCAAAAGAGATGAACAGTATATAAAGGACCGGGAAAAAAGCAAACCGAAACGAAGTCATAAAGGATAAATTGATGGCTGGAGATGTCGTGGGGTATTGAATGTAGAGTAGTGGATCGAAATCTCTGTAACGATGAAGAAGAAAGGGTGAAGAGGAAGAGATGGAGGCGCGGAGCTTCGAGGTTTCCGCCTCGCGTGGgtgaggtttttttttaataaacagaGAGAAAGCCCAATAAACCAAACCAAGCCACCAAGCCCACACAATCCCTTATGAGATCCATAGCGTTTGATGTCGTTTTGGTTTAGTCGCGgcccaaaaacccaaaaaaaaagaagaaccgAAATCCTACGTGGACGAAGCAAATGTCCTGATTGGTGGAATAAATATGTCGACGTGGACAGGCTAAAAACACTCTATTTGTTACTTTTAGTATAGAGTAGATTCggataaaattaatttagtggAAAAAttcccaaattttttttttcattactttCTGTAGAATAAATCCATTCACAATTTAACGGTGCAAATGGTTTAATCAAAAAGGTTCTAGGGTTGAATAGTTATATTAAAAAGGTCTGAAGGTTAAATAGTTTGattaataaggttataaaattTTGGACTAGTGATTTAGCGCCTGGAATCGCTTTTATTGTACCCTTGGTTTGATTCCGGCTAAGAGAGCTGGCTTACACCATATCTTGGCTGAGAGAGCTGGCTTACACCGGTTATCAACAGTATGTTGGACTAGTGGTTTAGCGCtttgaattgtttttattgTGTCTTCAGTTTGATTCCGGCTGAGAGAGCTGGCTTACACCATATTTTGGCTGAGAGAGTTGGCTTACACTGGTTATTTAGACTAGTAGTTTAGCGTTTGAAATCGCTTTTATTATGCCCTTAATTTGATTTTGCGCCTGGACCTAAGGTCAGGATTACCTCCCGTTtattcggaaaaaaaaaacaagattattATAGGGTTAAATAGTTTGATTAAAAGGTTTTGGGCTAGTCTGTGGTTTCAAAAGAAGTTAAAGGTCGTAAATATTGTAGAGCTGACGAGCAAGAGTACGAGAAACTGGGTTTGTTGGTGCTCTGGGTTCGTTCGTGTTCAGATTTTCTGTCCAGATCAGGTTTAGGTAGGTAAGTTGGAAGCTGCAGGAGCCGTTGTTTCAAAGTTTGAGGATGCCTTTCTCTCGGTAACTCGTGGTGTCTGACTCTCGACCTCAACCAACTCCGAAGCAATCGGTCTGTGCTCGTTTTTGTTGCTTAGCTGGTTCTAGGTTTGGTTCTACTTCTGTTGCGGGTTGAATCTTTTGTCGCATTAGGTTTCAATGTTTAGTTTAAATTCCGTAATCCGCTACTAGTTTCTTTATAATTTCGATCACAAACTTGAAAATTTGGtatagtatttaatattttaccaaaaaactttACATCCCCAAGACGACAAGAGCGAGGGAGGGAGAAGAAGGTGGCATGACGAACAAGGTGATAAATATAGAAAGAGTTGCTATAACATACAAGTCTATACACCATTGCGTATAGTGTGTGACCATTACAAAAAACTTCTTGCACGTGAGTACCATTACCAAATATCAGTGGACAACaacatattcttttattttaattctgTGGTATAAAAGGGAAAAAATAACAGATTATATAAtagcctatatatatatatagttttactcTTTAGGTGCTAAGTGATTGGTAGCCATCTTCCCGCTTCTGTCTCCGGTATACCACAGCAGCAATTAGAACCACAaccgccaccaccaccatcgCAGCAAGAAAGCTTAGAAAGCTCACGCTTTTCGTATGTGCCTACAAAAAATGATGGATACTCACCTTAAGTAAAGTAATATCTCCCGAAAACGCATCTTAAATTGAAACCGGTCTGGCATAAACCGAGATCAGGTACCGGCAGCTTACCTGGAAAAGTGCAGGCAAGGAGCTCTCTTGTTCAGGCAGCTGCTGAGTAACTAGGATGTAAAAGAGTCCCATAACTCCGGTATGACCAACAGCACTACTGTAATTGAACTCCAAAGTCAGTGTCTCTCCAGAAGTCACTTTCACCGGTTCATCAGGATAACAAGAAGACATTCCAACAATGTAACCAGCTTCGTTTCCAGGCTCGTCTCCATTTCCATACTTGGGCATCGAAGTGCAGATCCCCTCACCGTCCTGATCAATCCACAACACAAGAAAGCCTCAGTTTCAATCTTTTGTTTGCCATTAGCTTAAAGCAAAATCACTCTTTACTTTACCTCTCGGTATAGAGCAGCACCGATACCACCTGCGTGCTGGTGAGCTGCACCGTAGACAATATACCCGTTAAACGGCATCATTAAGCTCTTCTTCTTAACGTCAACACATCCATCGCCACTGGTTTTGCATGGTTTCACCTCATATTCCacctgaaaaaaagaaaagcataaGACTTTTTCCACGGACATGTTTAGAAAGAATGATATTTTCagtaaaagattatatatactCACATGGCAAAAATGTTCTTGGCTATCTCCTGTTGATCCTTGTGATGGTTCCCAGGAATCCGTAACGTCGAGAATATAAACCTTAGCAGGTACCACCGAGCTGTCCCAATCAACCCATCTCACGGTATACTTAAGGTACAGAGTTCTTGTTTTCTCCTCCACACTGTCAAACCCGTTTCTCAACAAACACTGAGTCTTATCATAGCAGCAGTACAAACCACCTTTGTAATCCGGTTTTATATCTCGACCGTACTCATCAATCGTTACATTATACAGATTACACCTGCACTCCGTGCATCCTGATTTATCCACGACACCCCGCGTGTCAATCGCGTGAATGTTGAGAAGCCATTTGAACTCATACCCGTCAGGTGTTTCCTCTGGATTATCGATTTCAATCGCGTAAGGATCAGGAACACGCGTGGAGGTTTTGCGGGTTTCTGATCCTAACCCGAAGAAATGTCTGACAGTGTTCCTGCACAGACCACCATTCCTAACAAGAATGTAATCAGGTTTGGAACCAAGATGCCTGGAGAAACCGTGGTTCCTAGGCATGTCTCGCTGAGAAAGCTTAAAACCTTTGCGTACGTAGTAAGGTTGAACAACCCAGTGGTGAAGATAAGTCTGGTGTAGAGGGACGGGGTTACCGTCTTGGTCAACAACTTCAGCATCGAAGCCTTTGATGCCGACATGACCTCTGGGGAAATCGATGTCGAAGAGGAAAGGATTCGCGACTGATCCTGGATTCATCACTAGCTTTGGCGATAAGAAAGATGCAGACTTTATCTTCTTCTCGGTCTTAACAAAGCCGTGGCTCGGTGATATGGTTAACAACGCgaccagaagaagaagtaaggacGAGATCAGTGATCTCCCTCCACAACGAGCCATTATTCTATTCTCCTGTTTCCATGTTACAGAGGTAATAATTCGtcacaaattttctttttttttaaaaaaacagcAATTCATAATACAAGAGAAGCAAGAACATATAAAGCAGAAAGCTCATTTGCTAGAATAGTATTTTCGAAAACCAACAATCTAACATAAAACCGGTTTCAGATCATTTCATATATCTACTACGTAACTAATATGATCCTAACCTCTGTTTCTAATTCGGTATTCCTAAACCCAGAATTCGATTGCGAAATCAAAAGCAGaagcaaaaacaaattaaacagAGAGATTTACCCAATGATTTTCCCGCGTTTTAAAATGTTCGTTGATCTGTCTCCGATGTGTCGGAAAGATCAGTGAAGTCTATCTCTCTTCGATGTTAGTGTAATAAAGTGATCCACGAGGAAGGATTTGTGAGTTATCTATTTATCATGGGAATAATAAAGAATGGGCTCTCTCATATAAGGCAAGCGCAGAGAGACGTAGGACGCTAGCTTTCGATATACGTGACACGTGTACCCAGTGACATCATCGCTTTCGTCATTAATTATCCTCTTTCAAATTCCACACTAAAATACCAATATTTACGGTAAGGATGATTCATGACCATAGATTATAAAACATCAACATCATTccgataaataaattttaaaagtttagaaaaattctcaagaaaagtttttccattAACTGCTGTAGTTTTAATAATCCACTCGAAGAAATTTAACGCTGCATTTGGGGTTAATTAGTTTGATTCAAAAGGTTTTATTACTTTAGGGTCTGAGGGTTAAATAGTAAAGTTAAGGGTCACATATtcggaaaaaaaattgttgagcTGACGGCtaatgtttgttttagtttagtTTGATTAAAAAAGGTTGTAGGGTTAAATAGTTTGATTAAAAAGTTTTAAGCAAGTATGTGGTTtcaataaaagttaaaaaggtATCCTACGTAAATATTGTAGAGATGTCGGCTACTGTTAGTAATGATTTTGATTCCCTACGGTCAGGAGTAGGAGAAACTTTTACACCTACGAAAGCgacggaggaagaagaagaaggcggCGGCGATGACGAACAAGGAGAAAGCGcgggagagaagggagaagagGATGCAGGAGATCTCTCTCCTTCGAACCATCCCTTACTCTGATCACCAGAGGTGTATCATTCGAACCTTTAAGTTGTCAAATTGAGTGTTTGTGTTCAATAACATTCCTCTTGTTGAATTGATATGTGGTAGATGGTGGTCTTCTGAAAATGTAGTAGCAGTGGTGACTGGTTCTAACCGAGGCATTGGACTCGAAATCGCAAGACAGCTTGCTAGCCACGGATTGACTCTTGTTCTTACAGCCAGAAACGTTGATGCTGGTCTTGAAGCAGTTACTTCCTTGAGTCTCCAACAAGGTCTCAAGGTTGATTTTCATCAGCTTGATGTCACGGACGCCTCTTCGATTAAAGAGTTTGGTTGCTGGATTAAGCAAACTTTTGGAGGTCTCGATATTCTCGTAAGATCCTTTATGTAATCTGGTGGTAGTCTATATAGCTCTCTTATTATATGCACTGTGCGTGActgttgttatatatatattcaggtGAATAACGCAGGTGTCAACTACAATCTTGGCTCAGATAACTCGGTTGAGTTTGCTGAGACTGTTGTATCTACTAATTACCATGGAACCAAAAACATGATCAAAGCTATGATACCCTTGATGAGACCCTCTCCTCAGGGAGCTCGTATCGTTAACGTTAGCTCCAGGCTAGGCAGAGTATACGGAAGACGTAATGTAAGTAAACTCCTTTCACTCTTGCTATCTTTGTCATTTTCATTCAGATTAATTTTGCATATGCTTCTGCAGAGGCTTGCAAATGTAGAGTTGAGAGATCAGCTAAGCAATCCGGATTCTCTGACGGAAGAACTTTTAGACCGAACTGTCTCTACATTCATCGAGCAAGTAAAAGACGGAACTTGGGAATCAGGCGGGTGGCCTCAGACATTCACCGACTACTCCATCTCTAAGCTTGCTGTCAATGCATACACTAGAATGATAGCGAAAGAGCTTTCGACAAGGCAAGAGGGAGAGAAGATTTATGTTAACAGCTTTTGTCCTGGTTGGGTGAAGACTGCAATGACTGGTTTCGCTGGTAATATGTCTCCTGAAGACGCAGCTGATACCGGAGTTTGGCTGAGCTTGGTTCTGTCTGAAGAGGCGGTGACTGGAAAATTCTTTGCAGAGAGACGTGAGATAAACTTCTGAGTGGGGGTTggtgaaagtttattaaaaactgGAATAGATTTCTcttatctttctttcttgtcAACAAACAATGCCACTTACTAAGTTGATGATGGTTATACAAAATAATTCTACAGAATACAGACAAGTAACAAATAGAATCAACTGTATCAAATTCAACCTCTCTTCGATCGCATTTGTACTCACCAAGGTTTCAGATCAGCGACCGGTCCTGCCGTCCAGTTCAACAGCTTCTCGCCTGGTCTCAGATACACACTCCTATCATGAGGCAGCTTACGGGCCAACCCATTCAACACTTGATGAAACGCATCCCCTGGTTGAGCTGGTTGCGGGAACAGCATAGCCTGTTTCATCGAAGGGTTTGCCAACAACCTCTGTTTCCTCAGTATAACCTCTGGTGGGATCGATGTGAGTATGGTGTCCAAGTAAGGAACATCCTTCTCATCCACAAACACACCAATGTCTTCCCATGGGATCGCATCTGCAAAAGGTAGCACAATGTCGTCTGCTATGATCACGGGGATGCAGCCAAAGATCACGGCTTCAACTAGTCTTGGACTCCATGGGGCCCATCCAAGTGGGCATAAGCAGAAGATTGCTCGCTGCATGTCCTCGTAATATGTTGTTGGGTGCTCTGTTGAGATGTCGAAGAGGGGATTGTCCTTGAAGTTTTCCCATACAGCTGCTCGTGCACCCCTGTGTCCGTTTTTGACAAACAAAACATCATCAGTGATTATACGAGAGCAAATCAAAGGATGGTAATATACCCATAAGATGAGCATTCTGATTAAAACTTACCTCGCGTAGTAACCACCCTCGGGGTCATTTCCcacatcataaaacaatcctCGGAAATAGACAAAGATGGAACGAGGAGTTTTCCCAGGAATCAAGTGTGATTGCATCTTCTGGGGTGGAGCATAGGGGGGAACAGTGATTGAACCCTGTTTCAAGCAGACATGATTCCTCTGTCCAAATGTCTGCACCAGCGTAGCTCGTTGAAGCAAGGGTAGTATTCCTCTTCCTATGGCCTTCTCTTCCTGCCACAGTCAAACACAAACAAGAGATCAACAAAGGGCGTTGCAACTTCCAAAGGGATAACAGACTTTAGTGAGCATGTTCGACAGTAGAAGACAAGCATAGATGAAGAAAAACACAAATCTTGGCTCTACTTGATAATGGAAGCAGGCACCAAAGTCATGAGGCACAACAAAGAAGTGGTCAGCTCCTTCAGTGCGATTCCAGTAAGGCCAGTTGGAAGCAATGAGCTGAATAGCACTTCTCATCATTCTGGGGGATTTAAAGGGGAGAGGAAGGCCGTTGGGAGTGAGATCACAAGTGGTGTAGACAGGGACGTAGAACCAATCAGCTTCCTCGGGGTTGAGTGTTCGAACAGGACTAGACAAAAGAAAGCGTTGCATATAGATCTCAGCAGCAAACATGTGGGTGAGACATCGGGGGTCTTTCTGAAGAATCTTCTTGTTGTATTTGCTTGGAAGCTCATAAACAAACACTTTCAGTCTTCCCACTGGATTATCGTCCAACACATCACCAGCACTACCTAAACACCACaccacaaacaaacaaaagacaGTGTCCATGCAAATCTATAGTCATCCTAAGATTTACATTATCAATCGCAAAAGACTTAGCCCTAGCTTTTTATTTCGATTCTTAAGACTAAAGTGATTACCACACAATCCGAGTAACAATAGGGGAAAGCAATCATTCACGAAGACTGACCTGAGATTCGCTCGGTTGGTTGACTTCGACTCAGACGGAAAGCAGAGATCGTGGAGAAGGTAAGGAGGTTACAAGCAATGAAGATCAAAACCCAGCTCCTCAACTTCATCTCTTATCGCTCAATTACCTCACAACACACACATCAAAGCCGATTTCTAGATCACGCCGAGAGTTGACACCTAGAGTACATCGTATTTTGATTTCAAGGAGAAAGAAGGTTCGTGCGACGCTAATACGTCGTCGTTTCGGGGCAATGAGCAGTCAACGTCATCCATAATTGATCGAAAATGAGATTGGACTTGGACGAGCTTTTGGCCCATTTATCGTTTTCATGGCCCTTTAGACGATTTATTTGTTCTCCATCATGTAGTTTTCAGTTTTTACATTTGAAGCATTAAGCATAGAAACTCAACGCAACACCTCTGTTTTTGCAACCACTATGGTTTTATGTTTTTACGCGACAACGAAACACATCATGTAGGTtgctacgcgcggattatgttttttaaatttatattttaaataaagaatattttttttaactcataaaaataattttttttagtatgtGAAACTGTAAAGAGTTGAAAGATCATAATATGTATCGTGTCTTTGAAGCAACtttaatttttggaaaacaGTATTAtaaaattggatttaaacaaaatagtttttttagaataattttaaaaaatctatttaggCATTCAGAACAATAGTTTATTAAAAGGTGCTTAACTACTGCATACCGATTATTTGAACCTAAAAGATGTTTATTAACATTGTTCTTGTACCTGATATCATAAAACCTTTATAACATTGTCGTAGACCAAAATTTGTGTTCTAAGTAGTTTTCACACTTCAAAAAAAGTCTTTTCTGTTACGAAAGTCAGCAACACTTTCGTGTGAGAGTTGATATGGAGCCCATATCATTTAAAACTCACAGTAACAATTGTCGAAACCTCTTCTATATAAGGAATTGTATTGCGATCATTTTATGACGCCCCTTTCGAACGTAATAACATCAATCTCTCTTATTTGGTATactacttcttcttctcatttATTAAGATTATTATTCTTTTCTACTTTCTATTATTTACGTAACATGATCAAACAAATAGACACCTCTTATATAtgaaacaatatataatataattataacacgttatcagcacgatcactctatTATTATAATTCTTTCTTTTGATTATTATGTTCGGAGTGGGGCCtccattttatttgtttatgatTACCGGAGTGCGGCCCTGCCGCCCCGCCTTTTATTGTTAATTTTACAATGGTTGCTTAAGGCACCATGATGGCCGGTATACCGCCTAAACATTTaacttgttattttatatttgagtgcattatcataatttattattttacagatttGATCACCTTAATATTTTTGCTTTCAAATTTGACGGATAATTTTATCCCCATAgataactaaatatatttaagtaggcacatatatttatatatatgtttaaattgataaattttataattgctC
This genomic interval from Brassica napus cultivar Da-Ae chromosome A6, Da-Ae, whole genome shotgun sequence contains the following:
- the LOC106347766 gene encoding uncharacterized protein LOC106347766 — protein: MARCGGRSLISSLLLLLVALLTISPSHGFVKTEKKIKSASFLSPKLVMNPGSVANPFLFDIDFPRGHVGIKGFDAEVVDQDGNPVPLHQTYLHHWVVQPYYVRKGFKLSQRDMPRNHGFSRHLGSKPDYILVRNGGLCRNTVRHFFGLGSETRKTSTRVPDPYAIEIDNPEETPDGYEFKWLLNIHAIDTRGVVDKSGCTECRCNLYNVTIDEYGRDIKPDYKGGLYCCYDKTQCLLRNGFDSVEEKTRTLYLKYTVRWVDWDSSVVPAKVYILDVTDSWEPSQGSTGDSQEHFCHVEYEVKPCKTSGDGCVDVKKKSLMMPFNGYIVYGAAHQHAGGIGAALYREDGEGICTSMPKYGNGDEPGNEAGYIVGMSSCYPDEPVKVTSGETLTLEFNYSSAVGHTGVMGLFYILVTQQLPEQESSLPALFQAHTKSVSFLSFLAAMVVVAVVVLIAAVVYRRQKREDGYQSLST
- the LOC106347765 gene encoding carbonyl reductase [NADPH] 1 translates to MTNKEKARERREKRMQEISLLRTIPYSDHQRWWSSENVVAVVTGSNRGIGLEIARQLASHGLTLVLTARNVDAGLEAVTSLSLQQGLKVDFHQLDVTDASSIKEFGCWIKQTFGGLDILVNNAGVNYNLGSDNSVEFAETVVSTNYHGTKNMIKAMIPLMRPSPQGARIVNVSSRLGRVYGRRNRLANVELRDQLSNPDSLTEELLDRTVSTFIEQVKDGTWESGGWPQTFTDYSISKLAVNAYTRMIAKELSTRQEGEKIYVNSFCPGWVKTAMTGFAGNMSPEDAADTGVWLSLVLSEEAVTGKFFAERREINF
- the LOC106347764 gene encoding probable beta-1,4-xylosyltransferase IRX10L, whose translation is MKLRSWVLIFIACNLLTFSTISAFRLSRSQPTERISGSAGDVLDDNPVGRLKVFVYELPSKYNKKILQKDPRCLTHMFAAEIYMQRFLLSSPVRTLNPEEADWFYVPVYTTCDLTPNGLPLPFKSPRMMRSAIQLIASNWPYWNRTEGADHFFVVPHDFGACFHYQEEKAIGRGILPLLQRATLVQTFGQRNHVCLKQGSITVPPYAPPQKMQSHLIPGKTPRSIFVYFRGLFYDVGNDPEGGYYARGARAAVWENFKDNPLFDISTEHPTTYYEDMQRAIFCLCPLGWAPWSPRLVEAVIFGCIPVIIADDIVLPFADAIPWEDIGVFVDEKDVPYLDTILTSIPPEVILRKQRLLANPSMKQAMLFPQPAQPGDAFHQVLNGLARKLPHDRSVYLRPGEKLLNWTAGPVADLKPW